In one Chryseobacterium camelliae genomic region, the following are encoded:
- a CDS encoding DNA gyrase/topoisomerase IV subunit A — protein MMTEENSHEGESLKKVSGLYKDWFLDYASYVILDRAIPSVFDGFKPVQRRIMHSMRELEDGRYNKVANIVGNTMKYHPHGDASITDAMVGIGQRELLIDTQGNWGNIYTGDSAAAARYIEARLTPFALEVVFNPKTTEWTKSYDGRNNEPIDLPVKFPLLLAQGVEGIGVGLSTKILPHNFNELINASVAHLKGKKFELYPDFLTAGFLDVSEYNDGHRGGKVRARARINQVDKHTLMITELPFSKTTSDLIDSVLKANEKGKIKIKKIEDNTSDKVEILIHLHNDMSPDKTIDALYAFTDCQVTISPNACVIVGDKPMFLTVSEILRRNTEHTKELLNKELEIELHELQESWHFSSLERIFIENRIYHDIEEVKSWEEVLKTIDEGLKPHTKHLLRAVTEEDILKLTEIRIKRISRFDLDKFKENIAALEGKIEQVKYHLENLTQYAIDYYLNIQKKYGKDRQRKTELRIFDTIDATKVAVANEKFYANFEEGFIGTSLKKDQYLFDCSDIDDIITFRKDGSMKVVKVEAKTFIGKDILHVAVWKKNDKRTVYNMIYREGREGPYYMKRFSVTGVTRNTDYPLASDKKGSETLYFSANPNGEAETVTVLLKPNPRIRKNKMDIDFSELAIKGRDSKGNLVTKYSVKKVDLKEEGVSTLAPRRIWFDETVRRLNADVRGTLLGSFKGDDKILTINTNGEAKLVSFDLGNRFDDEYLVLEKWKPQQPVTCIYYDGEKEIYFIKRFLLENNTNPQTFMPSEHSKSFIESIIVANNATAEIIFAKDKGKERDPETINIDEFIAVKGIKAIGNQFTKFKVKSINITIPEPEEEEPEVYEEPERFEGDDDGGTIGDLFQSDENTEN, from the coding sequence ATGATGACAGAAGAAAACTCGCATGAAGGTGAGAGCCTGAAAAAAGTCTCCGGGCTTTATAAAGATTGGTTTCTTGATTATGCTTCTTATGTAATTTTAGACAGGGCAATTCCTTCAGTTTTTGATGGTTTTAAACCTGTACAGAGAAGAATTATGCATTCCATGCGCGAGCTGGAAGACGGACGATACAATAAAGTAGCCAACATCGTAGGAAACACCATGAAATATCACCCTCATGGTGATGCCTCCATTACGGATGCCATGGTAGGAATTGGGCAGAGGGAGCTTTTGATCGATACTCAGGGGAACTGGGGAAATATCTATACAGGTGATTCTGCGGCGGCGGCGAGATATATTGAAGCCAGATTAACGCCTTTTGCCTTGGAAGTCGTTTTTAATCCTAAAACAACGGAATGGACGAAATCTTACGACGGAAGAAATAACGAACCGATAGATTTGCCTGTGAAATTCCCTTTGCTTTTGGCACAGGGAGTTGAAGGGATCGGGGTAGGGCTTTCTACAAAAATTCTGCCTCATAACTTTAATGAATTAATTAATGCATCTGTTGCCCATTTAAAAGGAAAAAAGTTTGAGCTCTATCCTGATTTCCTTACGGCAGGTTTCCTGGATGTTTCTGAATATAATGATGGTCACAGAGGTGGAAAAGTAAGAGCCAGAGCGAGAATCAACCAGGTGGATAAGCACACTTTGATGATTACCGAGCTTCCGTTCTCAAAAACGACGAGCGATCTTATCGATTCTGTGTTAAAAGCCAACGAAAAAGGGAAAATCAAGATTAAAAAAATTGAAGATAATACTTCAGATAAAGTAGAAATTCTGATCCATCTTCATAATGATATGTCTCCTGATAAAACGATCGATGCATTGTATGCATTTACAGACTGTCAGGTTACGATTTCTCCGAATGCCTGTGTAATTGTCGGGGACAAGCCAATGTTCCTGACTGTTTCTGAAATTTTAAGAAGAAATACGGAACATACCAAAGAATTACTGAACAAAGAGCTTGAAATTGAGCTTCATGAGTTGCAGGAAAGTTGGCACTTCTCTTCATTGGAAAGAATCTTTATTGAAAACAGGATCTACCATGATATTGAAGAGGTTAAAAGCTGGGAAGAAGTGTTGAAAACCATTGATGAAGGATTAAAACCCCATACAAAGCATCTTTTAAGAGCTGTAACAGAAGAGGATATTTTAAAATTAACGGAAATCCGAATCAAGAGAATTTCGAGGTTCGATTTAGATAAATTTAAAGAAAATATTGCTGCTCTTGAAGGTAAAATCGAGCAGGTAAAATATCATCTGGAAAATCTTACGCAGTATGCCATTGATTATTATTTAAATATTCAGAAGAAATACGGGAAAGACAGACAGAGAAAAACAGAGCTTAGAATCTTTGATACGATTGATGCTACAAAAGTGGCGGTGGCCAACGAGAAATTCTATGCCAACTTCGAAGAAGGCTTCATTGGAACTTCCCTGAAAAAAGACCAGTATCTGTTCGACTGTTCAGATATCGACGATATCATCACTTTCCGAAAAGACGGAAGTATGAAGGTGGTAAAAGTGGAAGCAAAAACATTCATCGGAAAAGACATCCTCCATGTGGCAGTCTGGAAGAAAAACGATAAAAGAACGGTTTATAACATGATTTATCGTGAAGGAAGAGAAGGACCGTATTATATGAAGCGTTTCTCTGTGACCGGAGTAACGAGAAATACAGATTATCCGTTAGCTTCTGATAAAAAAGGCTCGGAGACCCTTTATTTTTCAGCCAATCCAAATGGTGAAGCGGAGACGGTAACGGTGCTTTTAAAGCCCAATCCGAGAATCAGAAAGAACAAAATGGACATCGATTTCTCTGAATTGGCAATCAAAGGAAGAGACTCCAAAGGAAATCTGGTCACCAAATATTCGGTGAAAAAAGTGGATTTGAAGGAAGAAGGCGTTTCTACTTTAGCTCCAAGAAGAATCTGGTTTGATGAGACGGTAAGAAGGCTGAATGCGGATGTAAGAGGTACTTTATTAGGAAGCTTCAAAGGAGATGATAAGATCTTAACGATCAACACCAACGGAGAGGCAAAATTAGTGAGCTTTGACCTTGGAAACCGTTTTGATGATGAATATTTGGTACTTGAAAAATGGAAGCCGCAACAACCTGTTACGTGTATTTATTATGACGGGGAGAAAGAGATTTATTTTATTAAGAGATTCTTGCTGGAAAATAATACAAACCCTCAGACTTTCATGCCTTCAGAGCATTCAAAGTCTTTTATAGAAAGTATTATTGTAGCGAATAATGCGACTGCCGAAATTATTTTTGCGAAAGATAAAGGTAAGGAACGCGATCCTGAAACGATCAATATCGATGAATTTATTGCCGTAAAAGGAATTAAAGCCATCGGAAACCAGTTTACAAAATTCAAGGTAAAATCGATTAATATTACGATTCCGGAGCCGGAAGAAGAAGAACCTGAAGTCTATGAAGAGCCGGAACGTTTTGAAGGAGATGATGACGGCGGTACCATTGGAGATTTGTTCCAAAGTGATGAGAATACTGAAAATTAA
- a CDS encoding rhomboid family intramembrane serine protease yields MNILIIIIAITAIISFVAPNGSSNFEKYKFSVGSIMNRKEYIRLLSSGFLHADLMHLVFNMLTLYFFGPVVIQGFGNLGFIIIYFGSILLGNIFSLFVYQRQPWYSAIGASGGVSGILFASIAMIPHLEIYMFFIPIGIPGYIFGLIYFSYSVYMMLNPNQHDNIGHAAHLGGAFFGLLYAVANQPQAAIANSLYLGIMALPLIYLSYEIFINKKIR; encoded by the coding sequence GTGAATATTTTAATAATAATTATAGCAATTACGGCCATTATAAGCTTTGTAGCACCTAATGGAAGCAGTAATTTTGAAAAATATAAATTCAGTGTCGGTTCTATTATGAACCGAAAAGAATATATTCGTTTATTATCCTCAGGATTTTTACACGCAGATCTTATGCATCTGGTGTTTAATATGTTGACGCTATATTTCTTTGGCCCTGTTGTTATCCAGGGATTTGGAAATTTAGGCTTTATAATTATTTATTTCGGGTCTATTTTATTAGGAAATATATTTTCATTATTTGTGTATCAAAGACAGCCATGGTACTCCGCAATCGGTGCGAGTGGAGGAGTTTCAGGGATTTTGTTTGCATCGATCGCAATGATTCCCCATCTGGAAATTTATATGTTTTTTATTCCGATAGGTATTCCTGGATATATATTTGGTCTTATTTATTTTAGTTATTCTGTTTATATGATGCTGAACCCCAATCAACACGATAATATTGGACATGCAGCGCATTTAGGAGGGGCTTTTTTCGGACTGCTTTATGCCGTTGCTAATCAACCGCAGGCAGCAATAGCCAATTCATTATATCTCGGAATTATGGCGCTTCCTTTAATTTATTTAAGTTATGAGATCTTTATCAATAAGAAAATCAGATAG
- the prmC gene encoding peptide chain release factor N(5)-glutamine methyltransferase — MTILEFKRYFKTQLSELYTESESAFLYSIFVEKVVGFDSFHQRRFSHQELLIQDEQDLLQVISELKTRKPYQHILGETEFYGMKFFVNEHVLIPRPETEELLELAIHKIQNSELPIQSLKILDIGTGSGIIPLVLKKHFPEAEVTSIDFSEKALETAKKNADFHQLDINFIHADYLNFDLQQDVDIIISNPPYIGIEEEYEIADSVKEFEPTMALFSPTADALIFYRKIAEDAEKYLNENGLLFLEINQKLGPETLDLYTKSFSEAQLIKDLSENDRFIFGKK, encoded by the coding sequence ATGACAATTTTAGAATTTAAAAGGTATTTTAAAACCCAGCTTTCCGAACTTTATACAGAGTCTGAAAGTGCTTTTCTATATTCTATTTTTGTAGAGAAAGTGGTAGGTTTTGACAGTTTTCATCAAAGAAGATTTTCTCATCAGGAATTACTGATTCAGGATGAACAGGATCTTTTACAGGTTATTTCAGAATTAAAAACCAGGAAACCTTATCAGCATATTTTAGGGGAAACCGAATTCTATGGAATGAAGTTTTTCGTGAATGAACATGTATTGATTCCAAGACCTGAAACTGAGGAATTACTGGAGCTTGCCATACACAAGATTCAAAATTCTGAATTGCCTATTCAAAGTTTAAAGATTCTGGACATTGGAACCGGAAGCGGAATCATTCCTTTGGTACTGAAAAAGCATTTTCCGGAAGCGGAAGTTACTTCTATTGATTTCTCAGAAAAAGCGCTGGAAACGGCTAAAAAGAATGCCGATTTTCATCAATTAGACATTAACTTCATTCATGCTGATTATCTGAATTTTGATTTGCAGCAGGATGTTGATATCATAATTTCAAATCCGCCTTATATAGGAATTGAAGAAGAATACGAAATTGCTGATTCCGTAAAAGAATTTGAACCTACAATGGCTCTGTTCTCTCCTACTGCTGATGCTTTGATCTTTTATCGGAAAATTGCAGAGGATGCGGAAAAATATCTTAATGAAAACGGATTGCTATTTTTGGAAATTAATCAGAAATTAGGTCCTGAAACATTGGATCTTTATACTAAGAGTTTTTCTGAAGCTCAATTAATAAAAGATCTATCTGAAAATGATCGTTTTATCTTTGGAAAAAAGTAA
- a CDS encoding DUF4180 domain-containing protein produces the protein MKIKTHQINNTKIAEVISEEIIISSAQDGLDFLGNIYYQDFDKVVLYEKNISPEFFDLKTRIAGDILQKFSNYRVRLAIIGDFSTYESKSFKDFVFESNKTGHIHFVEDLEEALEKLSN, from the coding sequence ATGAAAATCAAAACCCATCAGATCAACAACACAAAAATTGCAGAAGTCATTTCTGAAGAAATTATCATCAGTTCGGCTCAGGACGGATTAGATTTTTTAGGAAATATCTACTACCAGGATTTTGATAAAGTCGTGCTGTATGAAAAAAATATCAGCCCGGAATTCTTTGATTTAAAAACAAGGATTGCAGGCGACATTCTTCAGAAGTTTTCGAATTACCGGGTAAGATTAGCCATTATAGGTGATTTCAGTACATATGAAAGTAAAAGCTTTAAGGATTTTGTTTTCGAAAGTAATAAAACAGGACACATTCATTTTGTAGAAGACCTGGAAGAAGCCTTAGAAAAACTTTCCAATTAA